In Nissabacter sp. SGAir0207, the genomic stretch TTGGGAGTAACGAACGATGATGATGGTTTATGGCCTGATGGTATTTATGCGCCAGACGCTCCCCTATGCCGAGCAGCAGCATACCGTTGATTACCGCTGGCCGACCAATAGCCGGGTCGGCGAGCGGGCGGCGGCGCAGTTCCTGGGGTGGGCGATGAGAAAATTACGCTGACCGGGGAGCTATGCCCGGAAATCACCGGCGGCACGCTCTCGCTACTGACCTTCAAAGCGATGGCCGATGAGGGGTGCGCCTGGCCGCTGATTGGTGGCAACGGCACCATCTACGGGATGTTTGTTGTGGAGAGCATCAGCCAGACCCACAGCGAATTTTTCGCCAACGGCGCGGCGCGCAAAATTGGCTTTACCCTGAGCCTCAAGCGCGTGGATGAGTCGTTAACCTCCATGTTCGGCGATGTGAAACAGCAGGCCGATAGCCTGATAAGCGGGGCCGGCAACCTGCCGGGCCAGCTCACCACCGCCATGAATAACGCGGTATCCTCGGCGGGCGAAATGGTAGGGGGGGTGTTGGCATGATGGGAATAGGCGATCTGTCCTTTACGCCCAGCGCGCCCATGACGCCGGATTTTTTGCTGAGCGTGAATGCCAAGGATGTCACCACCAATATTCGGCCTCGTCTTCTCTCTCTGGCGCTGACCGACAACCGGGGGTTTGAGGCTGACCAGCTCGACATCGAGCTGGACGACAGCGACGGCAAGCTGGAGATGCCGGCGCGTGGGGCCGTGGTGCGGCTGTACCTTGGCTGGAAAGGTGGCGCGCTTATCGACAAGGGCAGTTTCACCGTGGATGAAGTCGAGCACCACGGCGCGCCAGACACACTGACCATTCGCGCCCGGAGTGCCGATTTTCGTGGCACGCTTAACTCCCGGCGGGAGGTGTCTTACCACGACACCACCCTGGGGGCCGTGGTGGCCCAGGTAGCCGCCCGCAATCAACTTTCGGCCACCCTGGGGGCCGGGTTGGGTGAGCTGGCCGTGGTGCACATTGACCAGACCCAGGAGACGGATGCGGCCTTTTTAACGCGCCTGGCCTCGCTGTATGGGGCTGTGGCAGCGATAAAGGCCGGCACGCTGCTGTTTATCCGGCCCGGTGGCGGCCTGACGGCCAGCGGCAAGCCCATTCCCCAGCTCACCCTCACGCGAGAGGATGGCGACCAGCATCGCTTTAGTATCGCTGACCGGGGCGCATATACCGGCGTGACGGCAAGCTGGCTGCATACCAAAGACCCGGCCCCGAAAAAAGTGAAGGTACAGCGTAAGACGGCGGAAAAGCACTTGCGCGCCCTAGAGCATCCAGCCGCTAAAAAGGCCGCGACCACCGCCGCCAAAACCCCGGAGGCCCGCGAGGGCGAATATCTGGCTGGCACCGAAGATAACGTGTTTGCCCTGACGACCGTGTACGCCACGCGGGCAGCCGCGATGCGTGCCGCCCAGGCCAAGTGGGAACGGCTACAGCGCGGGGTAGCGGAATTTTCCCTGACGCTGGCGCGGGGCCGGGCGGATCTCTTCCCGGAAACGCCGGTGAAGGTAAGCGGCTTTAAATCCGTGATTGATGCGCAGCCGTGGATCATCAGCAAGGTGACACACAGCCTGAGCGGCAGGGGCTATACCACAGTACTGGATTTTGAAGTGATGCTTTCTGATATCGATTACGAGTCAAAGCAAATCCAATAGCAACATTAAACTTACATTTGCATAATTTATCTTAATTATTCACAATGGCGACCGATCCAATCCCCTTTATTTTTTAGGTGGTTACTATGATGCACTGCCCTCTCTGTCAAAATGCTGCGCATACGCGCTCAAGTCGATACATATCGAGAGAAACTAAGGAACGTTACCACCAGTGTACAAACATCAACTGTAGTTGCACTTTCAAGTCGCATGAGACGATAGCTGAAATGATTGTAAAGCCAGGCGATGTTAAACCAGTACCACCGCACCCAAGCAGCAAGATGCAACAAGGTATGCTCTGGATGTAAGAGAACCCGCTAAAGCGGGTTTTTTTATAACTATAAAAAACACCAATTGACCACATTTATAAGCTGCGTGGACATTGTGTGGACACTGAATGTAAAAAAGGGGTTAGCCATTGGCTAACCCCTTCATATCTATTAACTTTTGGATGCAGCGTTAGCTGTATCTTAGTTAAGACGCTCTTTGATACGAGCAGACTTACCAGTACGCTCACGCAGGTAGTACAGTTTGGCTTTACGAACGGCACCACGGCGTTTCACAGTAATGCTGTCGATTACTGGGGAGTGAGTCTGGAATACGCGCTCAACACCTTCGCCGTTGGAAATCTTACGAACAGTGAATGCAGAGTGCAGACCGCGGTTACGGATAGCGATAACCACGCCCTCGAATGCCTGCAGACGTTTTTTGCTACCTTCAACGACCCATACCTTCACTTCCACGGAATCACCCGGACGGAATGCAGGTACGTCTTGCTTCATCTGCTCTTGTTCAAGTTGCTTAATAATGTTGCTCATAATATGTCTCTTACCCTAGGTAAACTGATATCTCGGGAAAATCAGCCGTAGCCAATTTTACCCTTCATAATCTGGTTGACTGGCCAGATGTTCACGTCGGAACTCTGCCAGCAACACCTGTTGCTCGTCAGTCAGAGCTAGGCTTTCCAGAAGTTCAGGTCTTCTAAGCCAGGTGCGGCCCAGCGACTGCTTCAAGCGCCAGCGGCGGATCTCGGCATGGTTGCCCGACAGCAGAACTGGCGGAACTTCCATCCCTTCCAACACCTCAGGGCGGGTATAGTGAGGGCAGTCCAACAAGCCATCGGAGAAGGAGTCCTCCTCCGCGGAACCCTGATGCCCCAGCACACCCGGAATAAACCGGGCCACCGAGTCGATCAGCGTCATGGCCGGTAACTCGCCTCCGCTGAGAACGTAATCGCCGATTGACCACTCTTCGTCAATTTCGGTTTGGATGATACGTTCATCAATCCCTTCGTAGCGGCCACAAACCAGAATCATCTTCGGGTTGATAGCCAGCTCGCGCACGCCTTGCTGATCAAGTTTGCGCCCCTGTGGCGAAAGGTAGATCACCTTAGCGCCTTCGCCTGCCGCCGCTTTTGCTGCATGGATGGCTTCCCGCAAAGGTTGCACCATCATCAGCATACCGGGACCACCTCCATAGGGGCGATCGTCCACGGTGCGGTGCCGATCGTAGGTGAAGTCACGTGGACTCCAGCAGGCTACGCTCAGCAGGCCATTTTTAACTGCCCGGCCAGTTACCCCGTAATCGGTGATGGCGCGGAACATTTCCGGGAACAGGCTGATTATACCGATAAACATACGCCCATCCCCATCTTGCCGTTCCACTCATCATCTCCGGTCATTGCGGAGGTCAAAAACCAGGATCCCAATCTACTTCAATTACTTGCGTAGTGAGATCGACTTTCTTGATAACCTGCCCATCGAGGAACGGAATCAGCCGTTCCTTGATTCCGAAGGCATCTTTCAGGTTGGCTTTCACTACAAGGACATCGTTAGAGCCGGTTTCCATCATGTCGATGACTTTACCCAGCGCATAACCCTCAGTAGTCACTATCTGGCAACCAATCAGGTCTTTCCAGTAGTAGTCGCCCTCTTCCAGTGCTGGAAGCTGGCTTGAATCCACGACAATTTCGCAATTGGTCAGTAGATTTGCCGCATCCCGATCGTCAACGCCTTTGACTTTGATGATCAGGTCCTGATTGTGGCGCTTCCAGCTTTCCAGCTCGATAAGCTGCCACTTACCCGACTGCTGTGTAAACCACGGCTGATAGTCGAAAATGCTTTCGGCGTCATCGGTGGATGAAAACACTCTGAGCCAACCACGAATGCCGTAGGTGGATCCCAGTTTGCCGAGCACAATCGGCTTCTCAGGCGCCACAGGCTTGGATTGCTTGCTCATCGTTACCACCGCGACAGATTAAGCTGCTTTCTTAGCGTCTTTGATCAGCGAAGCTACGCGATCAGAAACGGTTGCACCCAGACCAACCCAATGCTCGATACGGTCCAGGTCCAGACGCAGTGCTTCAGCCTGACCTGCAGCGATCGGGTTGAAGAAGCCTACGCGCTCGATGAAACGACCGTCACGCGCATTGCGGCTGTCGGTCACTACTACTTGATAGAACGGACGCTTTTTCGCGCCGCCACGTGCCAAACGAATTGTTACCATAACATCCTCTTTAGTTAATAAAACAGCCGGGCCCCATCGAGGAACGGGGCCCGGGTGCAATATAAAAAGCCCGAAAATTTTACTCATTTTGGCGCAAAAAGCAATCTAAAGCGTACAGAGTTGCCACGCGCTACGATAAATAAGTGCCTCGGGGGTTAACGACCTGGGAAACCGGGCGGCATCATGCCCTTCATGCCACGCATCATTTTGGCAATCCCGCCCTTTTTCATCTTCTTCATCATGCGCTGCATTTCGTCAAACTGCTTCAATAAGCGGTTAACGTCCTGCACCTGCATACCCGCGCCCATCGCGATGCGGCGTTTGCGCGAGCCTTTGATAATCTCTGGCTTGGCGCGCTCTTTCAGCGTCATCGAGTTGATGATCGCCTCCATGCGTACCAGCACTTTGTCATCCATCTGCGACTTGACGTTGTCTGGCAGCTGACCGGCACCCGGCAGCTTGCTCAACATGCTGGCCATGCCACCCATGTTACGCATCTGTTTCAGCTGCTCCAGGAAGTCGGTCAGGTCGAAGCCATCGCCTTTCTTCAATTTGGAGGCCAGCTTCTCCGCCTGCTCGCGGTCAACCTTGCTCTCGATGTCCTCGATCAGCGACAGTACGTCGCCCATGCCGAGGATACGTGAGGCGACACGATCCGGGTGGAACGGCTCCAGCGCTTCGGTCTTCTCACCGACACCGAGGAACTTGATCGGCTTGCCGGTGATGTGGCGAATGGAGAGCGCCGCACCGCCGCGCGCGTCACCGTCAACCTTGGTCAGCACCACGCCGGTCAGCGGCAGCGCTTCGTTGAAGGCTTTCGCCGTGTTGGCGGCGTCCTGGCCGGTCATGGCGTCCACCACGAACAGCGTCTCGACCGGATTGATGGCGGCGTGGACCTGCTTGATCTCGTCCATCATCGCTTCATCAACGTGCAGGCGGCCAGCGGTATCCACCAGCAGCACGTCGTAGAACTTCAGCTTGGCCTGTTGCAGCGCGCGGTTGGCGATATCAACCGGCTTCTCTTGCGCATCGGACGGGAAGAAGTCCACGCCCACCTGCTCGGCCAGGGTTTCCAGCTGCTTGATCGCCGCCGGACGGTAGACGTCCGCGGAGACCACCAGCACCTTCTTCTTGCGCTTCTCACGCAGGAATTTTGCCAGCTTGCCGACGCTGGTGGTTTTACCCGCACCCTGCAGGCCCGCCATTAGCACTACGGCTGGCGGCTGCGCGGCCAGGTTCAGCTCGGAGTTCGCCTCGCCCATCGCGGTCATCAGCTCGTTGCGGACGATCTTGACGAACTCCTGCCCCGGTGTCAGGCTTTTGTTGACCTCGACCCCCACCGCGCTCTCTTTCACGCGGTTAATGAAGTCCCGCACCACAGGAAGCGCGACATCGGCCTCCAGCAACGCCATGCGCACTTCGCGCAGGGTCTCTTTAATATTCTCTTCGGTCAGCCGCCCGCGGCCGCTGATATTGCGCAGTGTGCGCGACAATCGATCAGTTAAGTTATCAAACATCGTCTCTTGCTCAACGTAATGACAGGCCGCCTTGGCGACACAATGGCGGGATTATAACACGAAGTCTGTGCGATCTCTGCCCCGCCGTGGGGAACGGTTGGAGCATGACGCCGCTGACGTTATACTGACCCTCTGACTTATTTTCTGAACCCTGACGACACCTTATGCCAATTCCTGCCTTTGTGGCCATGATTGCTTACTTGCTCAGCCTTGCGCTGGTTCTCCCCAGCCTGGTCAGGCAGCAGGGCGGTTTCCGCCGTCTGGCGCTGTTCTTTGCGGCCGTTGCGCTGGTCAGCCACGCCATTGCTCTGGAGCAGCGGATTTTCGACGTCAATACCGGACAGAACCTCAGTCTGGTCAATATCGGCTCGATGGTCAGCCTGATTATTTGTACGGTGATGACCGTTGTGGCCTCCCGTAACCGTGGCTGGTTTTTGTTACCAATTGTGTATAGCTTCGCCCTGATCAACCTGATTTTTGTCGGATTACTGCCGGGCGAGTTCATCACGCACCTGGAGTCCAGCCCCGGGCTGCTGGTACACATCGGGCTGGCGCTCTTCTCATACTCGACCCTGATCATCGCGGCGCTCTATGCGTTCCAGCTCGCGTGGTTGGACTACTTGCTGAAGACTAAACGCCTGACCTTCAACGCTGACATGCCGCCGTTGATGAGCATTGAGCGCAAGCTGTTTCACGTCACCCAGGTGGGTGTGGTGCTGCTGACGCTGACCCTCTGCACCGGCTTCTTCTACCTGGACAACCTGTTCAGCAAAGAGAACATCCATAAGGCAGTGCTGTCGATCATGGCATGGTTTGTCTATGTGGTGCTGCTCTGGGGGCACTACCATGAGGGGTGGCGCGGCCGTCGCGTGGTCTGGTTCAGCATGGCCGGCGCGCTGTTGCTCACCCTGGCCTATTTCGGCAGCCGCCTTATCCAGCAGATCATGATGGGCTGACATATCATTATCTGAACCTACATTCCCCCACTGGGGGAATTCACACAGCTATAAGGAAGACCGCGTTGGAGCACGTCTCTACAGGCACCCTGATTATTACGCTGGTCATTATGATCATCGTGTCCGCTTACTTTTCTGCCTCTGAAACCGGCATGATGACGCTCAACCGCTACCGGTTGCGCCATCAGGCCAAACAGGGAAACCGTGCCGCCCGCCGGGTAGAGAAACTGCTCAAACAGCCCGATCGCCTGATTAGTCTGGTGCTGATCGGCAACAACCTGGTCAACATCCTCGCCTCGGCGCTGGCAACCATCGTGGGGATGCGCCTGTATGGCGATGCTGGCGTGGCGGTCGCCACCGGTGTGCTGACCTTTGCCGTGCTGCTGTTCGCTGAGGTGCTGCCGAAAACCTTCGCCGCCCTCTACCCGGAGCGCATCGCCTTCTCCAGCAGCTTGCTGCTGATGCCGCTGCAAAAAATCATGCTGCCGCTGGTGTGGATCCTCAATACCCTCTCCCGCCTGCTGATGCGGCTGTTTGGTATCAAGGCCAACCCGCACCTGAGCGACGCGGTGAGCAAGGAGGAGCTGCGCACCATTGTAAATGAGTCACGCTCGCAGATTTCGCGCCGCAATCAGGACATGCTGCTCTCCGTGCTCGATCTGGAGAGCGTTTCGGTGAATGACATCATGGTGCCGCGCAATGAGATTGTCGGCATTGACGTCAATGACGACTGGAAATCGATCATGCGCCAGCTTACGCACTCGCCTCATGGCCGCATCGTGCTCTACCGCGAATCGCTGGATGATGTGATTGGCATGTTGCGCGTGCGCGAAGCCTACCGCCTGATGACCGAGAAGAAGGAGTTCAACAAGGAGAACCTGCTGCGGGCGGCGGATGAGATCTACTTTATCCCTGAGGGCACGCCGCTGAATATCCAGCTGGTGAAGTTCCAGCGCAATAAAGAGAAGGTCGGCATCGTGGTGGATGAGTATGGCGATATCCAGGGGCTGGTCACGGTCGAGGATATTCTGGAGGAGATTGTCGGCGACTTCACCACCTCCATGTCCCCTACCCTGGCGGAGGAGGTCACGCCGCAGAGCGATGGCTCCGTGCTGATTGAGGGCAGTGCCAACGTGCGTGAACTCAACAAGGCTTTCAACTGGAAGCTGCCGGAGGAGGATGCGCGCACCATCAACGGTATGCTGCTGGAGATTCTCGAGGAGATCCCGCCGGTCAATACCCA encodes the following:
- a CDS encoding phage late control D family protein, whose amino-acid sequence is MMGIGDLSFTPSAPMTPDFLLSVNAKDVTTNIRPRLLSLALTDNRGFEADQLDIELDDSDGKLEMPARGAVVRLYLGWKGGALIDKGSFTVDEVEHHGAPDTLTIRARSADFRGTLNSRREVSYHDTTLGAVVAQVAARNQLSATLGAGLGELAVVHIDQTQETDAAFLTRLASLYGAVAAIKAGTLLFIRPGGGLTASGKPIPQLTLTREDGDQHRFSIADRGAYTGVTASWLHTKDPAPKKVKVQRKTAEKHLRALEHPAAKKAATTAAKTPEAREGEYLAGTEDNVFALTTVYATRAAAMRAAQAKWERLQRGVAEFSLTLARGRADLFPETPVKVSGFKSVIDAQPWIISKVTHSLSGRGYTTVLDFEVMLSDIDYESKQIQ
- a CDS encoding DNA-binding transcriptional regulator, which produces MMHCPLCQNAAHTRSSRYISRETKERYHQCTNINCSCTFKSHETIAEMIVKPGDVKPVPPHPSSKMQQGMLWM
- the rplS gene encoding 50S ribosomal protein L19, producing the protein MSNIIKQLEQEQMKQDVPAFRPGDSVEVKVWVVEGSKKRLQAFEGVVIAIRNRGLHSAFTVRKISNGEGVERVFQTHSPVIDSITVKRRGAVRKAKLYYLRERTGKSARIKERLN
- the trmD gene encoding tRNA (guanosine(37)-N1)-methyltransferase TrmD; the protein is MFIGIISLFPEMFRAITDYGVTGRAVKNGLLSVACWSPRDFTYDRHRTVDDRPYGGGPGMLMMVQPLREAIHAAKAAAGEGAKVIYLSPQGRKLDQQGVRELAINPKMILVCGRYEGIDERIIQTEIDEEWSIGDYVLSGGELPAMTLIDSVARFIPGVLGHQGSAEEDSFSDGLLDCPHYTRPEVLEGMEVPPVLLSGNHAEIRRWRLKQSLGRTWLRRPELLESLALTDEQQVLLAEFRREHLASQPDYEG
- the rimM gene encoding ribosome maturation factor RimM (Essential for efficient processing of 16S rRNA), translated to MSKQSKPVAPEKPIVLGKLGSTYGIRGWLRVFSSTDDAESIFDYQPWFTQQSGKWQLIELESWKRHNQDLIIKVKGVDDRDAANLLTNCEIVVDSSQLPALEEGDYYWKDLIGCQIVTTEGYALGKVIDMMETGSNDVLVVKANLKDAFGIKERLIPFLDGQVIKKVDLTTQVIEVDWDPGF
- the rpsP gene encoding 30S ribosomal protein S16, with the translated sequence MVTIRLARGGAKKRPFYQVVVTDSRNARDGRFIERVGFFNPIAAGQAEALRLDLDRIEHWVGLGATVSDRVASLIKDAKKAA
- the ffh gene encoding signal recognition particle protein — protein: MFDNLTDRLSRTLRNISGRGRLTEENIKETLREVRMALLEADVALPVVRDFINRVKESAVGVEVNKSLTPGQEFVKIVRNELMTAMGEANSELNLAAQPPAVVLMAGLQGAGKTTSVGKLAKFLREKRKKKVLVVSADVYRPAAIKQLETLAEQVGVDFFPSDAQEKPVDIANRALQQAKLKFYDVLLVDTAGRLHVDEAMMDEIKQVHAAINPVETLFVVDAMTGQDAANTAKAFNEALPLTGVVLTKVDGDARGGAALSIRHITGKPIKFLGVGEKTEALEPFHPDRVASRILGMGDVLSLIEDIESKVDREQAEKLASKLKKGDGFDLTDFLEQLKQMRNMGGMASMLSKLPGAGQLPDNVKSQMDDKVLVRMEAIINSMTLKERAKPEIIKGSRKRRIAMGAGMQVQDVNRLLKQFDEMQRMMKKMKKGGIAKMMRGMKGMMPPGFPGR
- a CDS encoding inner membrane protein YpjD; protein product: MPIPAFVAMIAYLLSLALVLPSLVRQQGGFRRLALFFAAVALVSHAIALEQRIFDVNTGQNLSLVNIGSMVSLIICTVMTVVASRNRGWFLLPIVYSFALINLIFVGLLPGEFITHLESSPGLLVHIGLALFSYSTLIIAALYAFQLAWLDYLLKTKRLTFNADMPPLMSIERKLFHVTQVGVVLLTLTLCTGFFYLDNLFSKENIHKAVLSIMAWFVYVVLLWGHYHEGWRGRRVVWFSMAGALLLTLAYFGSRLIQQIMMG
- a CDS encoding HlyC/CorC family transporter — its product is MEHVSTGTLIITLVIMIIVSAYFSASETGMMTLNRYRLRHQAKQGNRAARRVEKLLKQPDRLISLVLIGNNLVNILASALATIVGMRLYGDAGVAVATGVLTFAVLLFAEVLPKTFAALYPERIAFSSSLLLMPLQKIMLPLVWILNTLSRLLMRLFGIKANPHLSDAVSKEELRTIVNESRSQISRRNQDMLLSVLDLESVSVNDIMVPRNEIVGIDVNDDWKSIMRQLTHSPHGRIVLYRESLDDVIGMLRVREAYRLMTEKKEFNKENLLRAADEIYFIPEGTPLNIQLVKFQRNKEKVGIVVDEYGDIQGLVTVEDILEEIVGDFTTSMSPTLAEEVTPQSDGSVLIEGSANVRELNKAFNWKLPEEDARTINGMLLEILEEIPPVNTQIRVENYDIDILDVQDNMIKQVRVTPIQPIRTSVEQS